From the Planctomycetota bacterium genome, the window CCGGGCGACGATCTCCGCCATGTCGACTGGAACGTCTACGCGCGCCTCGACCGGCTGTTCGTGAAGCTCTTCCGCGCCGAGGAGGACCTCTCCCTCACGATCGTCGTCGACGCCTCGGGCTCGATGCAGGCGGGCGATCCGCCCAAGGGCGTGTACGCCCACCGCCTGGCGTTCGCGCTCGCGTACCTCGGCCTGGTGAACCAGAACCGCGTGCGCGTGGCCCTCGCCGCGGGCGGAACCGGCGCCGACGCGCTCCGCACGCTCGCGCCGCTGCGCGGGCGCCCGAACGTCCGGCGGGTCGGGCTCTTCCTGCTCGAATCGCTCCGGCGCGGGGCCCCCGCCGTCGCGACCGGCCCGGCCGACACCTTCGCCGACGCGATGCGTCGGCTGTCGGGCGAGCGGGCGGCCCGTGGCGTGTGCGTCGTGCTGTCCGACTTCCTGTTCGACCCGACGCGCGGGCTGGACTACCTCGCCGCGGGCGTCGCCGAGGGCGCGCTCGACGTGTTCTGCGTGCAGACGCTGTCGCCGGGCGAACTCGACCCCGCGGAAGAGGCCCCGCGCGGGCTCTTCGGCGACCTGCGATTAACCGACGTCGAGACCGGGGCCGCCCGCGACGTGACCGTGACGCCCGCGACCATCGAGGCGTACCGCGTCGCGATGCGCCGGTCGATCGACGGGCTGCGGGGCGCGTGCCACGCCCGTGGCATGGCGCACCTGCTCGTCACGACGCGCACGCCCCTGGAAGAACTCGTGACGAGCGCGCTGCGCCGCGGCGGGCTGCTCACATGATCAGCGGGCCTCCGGCGCCCGCTCGCCGTCGGGAAAATCCCTGTACAGCGCGCTCGTGAAGTCGGTCACCATCGAGTACACGGGGTGGTGCAGGCGCTCGACCTCGCCCTCGCGCGTGGCGACGTGCGAGAACGCCGCGTCGAGCTGCGTGAGATCGCGGAACGCGATGGAGATGTGGAACTCGCCCAGCGCGGCGGGCCCGAAGCCGAACTTCCGCCGGGTGATCCGCCATGATTCCAGGCGTCCCTGCGCCTTGAGGTGCCCCATGTACGCGTCGACCGCGCGGCAGAACTCCAGGTCGCGGTGCGATTCCTTCAGGTTCACCCAGATCTCGTAATAGTTCATCGACGGTCCTCCCTCGAGCGGGGCTACGCCTTCGACCCGCCCGCGATCTCGCGCAGCACGTCGTCGTCGATGCCCAGGTACTCGCGCATGTGCCGGTCGTACGTCTCGGCGTCCTCTTCGCGCGACAGGTCCAGCCGCATCTCGTTGATGAC encodes:
- a CDS encoding DUF58 domain-containing protein, yielding MIVGSLASPPQRLDDLLGPALAARLDRLDILSRKVLSGTMPGERRSKRRGRSVEFDDFREYAPGDDLRHVDWNVYARLDRLFVKLFRAEEDLSLTIVVDASGSMQAGDPPKGVYAHRLAFALAYLGLVNQNRVRVALAAGGTGADALRTLAPLRGRPNVRRVGLFLLESLRRGAPAVATGPADTFADAMRRLSGERAARGVCVVLSDFLFDPTRGLDYLAAGVAEGALDVFCVQTLSPGELDPAEEAPRGLFGDLRLTDVETGAARDVTVTPATIEAYRVAMRRSIDGLRGACHARGMAHLLVTTRTPLEELVTSALRRGGLLT
- a CDS encoding DUF6614 family protein, coding for MNYYEIWVNLKESHRDLEFCRAVDAYMGHLKAQGRLESWRITRRKFGFGPAALGEFHISIAFRDLTQLDAAFSHVATREGEVERLHHPVYSMVTDFTSALYRDFPDGERAPEAR